One window of the Salvia miltiorrhiza cultivar Shanhuang (shh) chromosome 6, IMPLAD_Smil_shh, whole genome shotgun sequence genome contains the following:
- the LOC130990460 gene encoding uncharacterized protein LOC130990460: protein MDRRPDDNRDNRREGAERQAPPPPYRREVHMICGENGMPTSNRAKKQVVRAVKSGYYHKQVMEVTTAAEELMITFGAEDLRTLMYPHDDALVIMEDIAGYIVHRVFVDSGSAVNILYWECLQNMGIDVHIEPTNAPLFGFGGEMVMPLGYVELPLNLGTTAANSKTRMVRFLVVDMPKPSYNVILGRPALMAFRARERVTEGLDTRKKGKVGEVNASAEERQELADVLKDRDSTEKIALVSTSDVCNMIELFPGKEGFQTKIGSNMSDQVRDELIVCLRRNADVFAFSTADLKGIDRGLAEHCLNVDPKIKPVKQRTRNFGAEKDAAIREHVYGLLEAGHIVEVQYPEWISNAVMVPKKTNSWRMCVDFRDLNAACPKDHYPLPRIDQLVDSTSGCALLSMMDAYQGYHQVKMNRGDIAKTAFAVCCGELRISG, encoded by the exons atGGATCGTAGGCCTGATGACAAccgggataatcgcagagaagggGCAGAGAGGCAAGCACCTCCTCCACCGTACAGAAGGGAAGTTCATATGATTTGCGGAGAGAACGGGATGCCCACGTCAAATCGGGCTAAAAaacaagtcgtcagagcagtgaAGTCAGGATATTACCACAAGCAGGTTATGGAGGTTACAACCGCGGCAGAAGAGCTGATGATCACCTTTGGGGCAGAGGATCTACGTACATTAATGTATCCGCACGATGATGCACTGGTTATTATGGAAGATATTGCCGGCTATATCGTTCACCGTGTCTTCGTAGACTCGGGCAGCGCGGTGAACATCTTATATTGGGAGTGCCTTCAAAACATGGGAATCGACGTTCACATTGAGCCAACGAATGCCCCTTTGTTTGGGTTCGGaggagaaatggtcatgcctcTGGGTTATGTGGAGTTACCGTTAAATCTcggcactacggctgctaatagCAAAACTAGGATGGTGCGGTTCTTGGTGGTTGACATGCCAAAGCCCTCCTACAATGTGATACTTGGCCGGCCTGCATTGATGGCGTTCAGGGCA CGGGAAAGAGTGACAGAGGGACTGGATACACGGAAGAAGGGGAAGGTGGGCGAGGTGAATGCTTCGGCAGAGGAGCGTCAGGAATTGGCAGACGTATTGAAAGACAGGGACAGTACAGAAAAAATCGCGCTGGTGTCTACTAGTGATGTTTGCAACATGATCGAACTGTTTCCAGGAAAAGAGGGTTTTCAGACCAAAATTGGGTCTaacatgagtgatcaagtcagagacgAGCTCATTGTTTGCTTGCGCAGAAATGCAGATGTGTTCGCATTCAGCACCGCcgatttgaagggaatcgacAGAGGGTTGGCAGAGCACTGCCTTAATGTGGATCCTAAAATCAAGCCAGTAAAGCAAcgaacaaggaattttggggccgaGAAGGACGCTGCAATAAGGGAGCATGTCTATGGGTTGCTGGAAGCAGGGCACATCGTGGAGGTGCAATATCCAGAATGGatttcaaacgcggtgatggtaccaaAGAAGACAAATAGTTGGAGGATGTGCGTAGATTTCAGAGATCTGAACGCCGCTTGCCCGAAAGatcactatcctctgccgaggattgaccagctGGTAGATTCCACTTCGGGGTGTGCTTTactatccatgatggatgcataccagggataTCATCAGGTGAAGATGAAtaggggagacatcgccaaaacggctTTCGCCGTCTGTTGTGGG GAGCTacgtatcagcggatga